In Psychrobacter ciconiae, the following are encoded in one genomic region:
- the prmC gene encoding peptide chain release factor N(5)-glutamine methyltransferase — protein sequence MTSIRQIKQQVQTLINGAVNQNLPKFWITDWLLFVTGKPATALIIEDDYELTPDELSQFYCGIKKMQQGTPLAYLTGKQAFWRHEFLVNEHTLIPRPDTEVLVETVLNWIEKNWAQHNREPSHSPMLLDLGTGSGCIAISLAAEKALRGWQVTAVDISKDALIIAEKNAKLNDACVHFLQSSWFNALAGQRFDVIVSNPPYIDETDSHLTSLVAEPITALTAKNQGLADIEIIVQAAPDFLQNNGLLAIEHGFDQGQSVRKLFENRGFDAITTLQDFGKNDRVTLGVWKGTEQ from the coding sequence ATGACCAGTATTCGGCAGATTAAACAGCAGGTGCAAACCCTTATTAATGGCGCGGTTAATCAAAACTTGCCCAAGTTTTGGATTACCGATTGGCTGCTGTTTGTCACGGGTAAACCGGCAACGGCGCTGATTATAGAAGATGATTATGAGCTAACTCCTGATGAGCTTTCGCAGTTTTATTGCGGCATTAAAAAAATGCAGCAAGGCACGCCGCTTGCGTATTTAACCGGAAAACAAGCGTTTTGGCGGCATGAATTTTTGGTCAACGAGCATACCTTAATTCCAAGACCCGATACCGAAGTTTTGGTGGAGACGGTGCTCAACTGGATTGAGAAAAATTGGGCTCAGCATAATCGTGAGCCAAGCCATTCACCGATGCTGCTTGATTTGGGAACAGGGTCGGGCTGTATTGCTATCAGTCTTGCTGCTGAAAAAGCGCTTCGAGGCTGGCAAGTCACGGCGGTAGACATTTCAAAAGACGCGCTTATCATTGCCGAAAAAAACGCCAAGCTAAATGATGCTTGCGTTCATTTTCTTCAAAGTTCTTGGTTTAACGCCCTTGCTGGTCAGCGCTTTGATGTGATTGTCTCAAATCCGCCTTACATTGATGAAACGGACAGCCATTTAACAAGCTTAGTCGCTGAGCCAATCACCGCATTGACCGCAAAAAATCAGGGCTTAGCGGATATTGAAATTATCGTTCAAGCCGCGCCGGATTTTTTGCAAAATAATGGCTTGTTGGCGATTGAGCATGGTTTTGATCAAGGTCAAAGCGTCCGCAAGTTGTTTGAAAATCGCGGATTTGATGCCATAACCACGCTGCAGGATTTCGGTAAAAACGATAGGGTAACGCTTGGTGTTTGGAAAGGCACAGAGCAGTGA
- a CDS encoding HesA/MoeB/ThiF family protein — MLMTDNNEPFDQLSDDELLRYSRQVLLSGWDIDAQIKLKSARVVLIGAGGLGCPASETLVRAGVGFVHLIDDDEIELSNLQRQTLFLPKDIGQSKALTAAQMLNEINPLIKAHGSSERLTDDNAFEILTRFSGEMPDLLLDCSDNFATRDMSNRLSIRYQLPLLSASAIGFQGQLALFEPNQNNGCYQCIFGDTTAHDDRTCANSGVLASTTAIMGNLQANLALQYLGLGNNPLANKLLLWDGLRLQQRVMGFKQDLQCSACQP, encoded by the coding sequence ATGCTCATGACGGACAATAATGAACCATTTGACCAGTTAAGTGATGATGAGCTGCTGCGCTACTCGCGGCAAGTGCTGCTGTCGGGCTGGGACATCGACGCTCAAATTAAGTTAAAATCGGCGCGCGTGGTACTGATTGGCGCAGGTGGTCTTGGCTGTCCGGCGTCTGAAACCTTGGTTCGCGCCGGCGTGGGCTTTGTTCATCTCATTGATGATGATGAGATTGAATTGAGCAATTTGCAGCGGCAAACGCTGTTTTTGCCAAAAGATATTGGTCAATCAAAAGCGCTTACCGCGGCTCAAATGCTCAATGAAATTAACCCGTTAATTAAGGCTCATGGCAGCAGTGAGCGTTTAACCGATGACAATGCCTTTGAGATTTTGACCAGATTTAGCGGCGAAATGCCTGACTTATTGCTTGATTGCAGTGATAATTTTGCGACCCGCGACATGAGTAACCGCTTAAGCATTCGTTATCAATTGCCGCTGCTAAGCGCCTCTGCCATTGGCTTTCAAGGTCAGCTAGCATTATTTGAACCCAACCAAAATAACGGCTGCTATCAATGTATTTTTGGCGATACCACCGCTCATGATGACAGAACTTGCGCCAATTCAGGCGTTCTTGCCAGCACCACGGCGATTATGGGAAATCTGCAAGCCAATTTAGCGCTGCAATATTTAGGGCTTGGCAACAATCCTTTGGCAAATAAGCTGCTACTATGGGATGGTCTGCGGTTGCAGCAGCGGGTGATGGGCTTTAAACAAGATTTGCAATGCTCAGCTTGCCAGCCTTAA
- a CDS encoding ABC1 kinase family protein gives MKLHRPHLLKHTLNVANRVRQTASVAGLSLLRVAQGEKPDAMLLKETFEQLGTTYIKIGQFIASTPSLFPRQYVMAFQDCLDQTTPLPFSYIKKVLQEELEINGKTLDELFLTIDETPLASASIAQVHAATLSNGEEVVLKVQKPNVKTIMQTDLGVLHAVTKVLEKLMPSMRFASLAPIIDEIRLRMLAETDFIAEAQNIRDFQQFLTVSNNTRVVAPKVIERLTTKRVLTMSRLHGVSMIDEAAMRQYCSDPAQVMADTLNTWFASLMLCNSFHADLHAGNLMLLNDGRIGFLDFGIVGTLKAESWRACLAMMQALQDGDYRAMAQAMVDMEMTHDKDNVDVDALASDVAKMMQVVAADDKVLTSGKPFNTKEQADELNKMMLEIVEVGKRHGIHFPRDFALLAKQMLYFDRFLQVLAPDMDMFSDNRIQILAQDNTLADAASQNKDLPKLVS, from the coding sequence ATGAAATTGCATCGACCGCATTTATTAAAACACACGCTCAACGTTGCCAACCGCGTTCGCCAAACTGCAAGTGTGGCAGGGTTGTCGCTGCTGCGGGTGGCTCAAGGCGAAAAACCAGATGCCATGCTGCTAAAAGAAACCTTTGAGCAGCTTGGGACGACCTATATCAAAATCGGTCAGTTTATTGCCAGTACGCCGTCGTTGTTTCCGCGTCAATATGTGATGGCGTTTCAAGATTGCCTAGACCAAACCACGCCGCTGCCGTTTAGCTACATCAAAAAAGTGCTTCAAGAAGAGTTAGAAATAAACGGCAAAACGCTTGATGAGCTGTTTTTAACCATTGATGAGACGCCGCTGGCGTCAGCGTCTATTGCCCAAGTTCACGCTGCAACCTTGTCAAATGGCGAGGAGGTGGTGCTCAAAGTTCAAAAGCCAAACGTTAAAACCATCATGCAAACGGATTTGGGCGTACTTCATGCGGTCACCAAAGTGTTAGAGAAGCTCATGCCCTCGATGCGCTTTGCAAGCCTGGCGCCGATTATTGATGAAATTCGATTGCGGATGCTTGCCGAAACCGACTTTATTGCCGAGGCGCAAAACATCCGCGATTTTCAGCAGTTTTTAACCGTTTCAAATAACACGCGGGTGGTGGCGCCAAAGGTTATCGAGCGCTTGACCACCAAGCGGGTGTTGACCATGAGCCGATTGCATGGCGTTTCGATGATTGATGAGGCGGCGATGCGCCAATATTGCAGCGACCCTGCGCAAGTGATGGCAGACACGCTCAATACGTGGTTTGCAAGTTTGATGCTTTGCAATAGTTTTCATGCCGACTTACACGCGGGCAATTTGATGCTGCTCAATGACGGTCGCATTGGCTTTTTAGATTTTGGCATTGTTGGTACGCTCAAAGCCGAAAGCTGGCGCGCTTGCCTTGCGATGATGCAAGCCTTGCAAGATGGTGACTACCGCGCGATGGCGCAAGCCATGGTTGATATGGAAATGACTCATGACAAAGACAATGTCGATGTTGACGCGCTTGCAAGTGATGTTGCTAAAATGATGCAAGTGGTCGCGGCAGATGATAAGGTCTTGACCAGTGGCAAGCCCTTTAATACCAAAGAGCAAGCCGATGAATTAAATAAAATGATGCTTGAAATCGTTGAAGTCGGTAAGCGCCACGGCATTCATTTCCCGCGCGATTTTGCGCTACTGGCTAAGCAAATGCTCTATTTTGACCGTTTTTTGCAGGTGCTCGCCCCTGATATGGATATGTTTAGCGACAACCGAATTCAGATTTTGGCTCAAGATAACACTTTAGCGGATGCGGCATCACAAAATAAAGATTTGCCAAAACTGGTGTCCTAA